TGTCAGCCCCATAGACAAACTGGGGTGCAATTAATAGGCCTCAGCAGGGCATGGTGCTTGAGACCCTACCTCTCTCTGAGGGCAGAAGTCCACTCTCTCACTCCCCCACCCTTGCCAAGGAAGGACTGTCCAGGCTTGTCTCGTATCAGGTTAGGAGACTCAGCCCAGCTTCTGTTCTTGGTTACAAGTCATGGAGACAATATTTGCGGAGCAAGATGGTACCACCTGTGAGCCTTTTCTACAAAGTGCTTCTCTGGGGGCCTGGAGCAAACCAGCTGGAGCAGCCAGTTGCCATCTGCAGAGATGGCGTTGGACCCGGGGGCACGCGCAAGCAGGAtggccctctcccccacccatccATACACATTTgtgcttcttctcttttttaaagattgtatttatttatttttagagagagggggaggaggaggagagaggtagagaaacatctaACGGCTGTCTCTCACATGTGCCTtaacctgggaccaaacccgcaacccaggcatgactggaaatccaactggCAGTGTTTCGTTTTGCAAGATGACacccagctaactgagccacactggtcagggccatcCATACACATTTGTAATGGAAGAATTCCTGGATTATAAGTGAGGACAGCTGGCTTGGCCTTTTCGTGACAAGGTTTTATGGGTCACACATGGCCACGTCCCAGGGCTGCAGATCTCCTCAGAGGACGGGCTGGCACTGGGGCTGGCGTCCATTCACAGACCGGAGCACAGCACGATTCTCTCTTTCTGCCAGTGATGGGGCCAGCCCTACCTTTACTGACATTTGACTTCTAGGGTCTCTTTGTCCTCAGCCTGCCTAGGTTCTGGCACTCCGCTTCACCTGGACGGGCCTCCCAAACTTCCAGTCTCCCCAAGGGCTTTGGTTGaccttccctccccactcagaAGGCATATGCTCCAGATGCAAATTGCTTATCCCATCCCAGAGTTCTCTGAGGGAAGGAAGGCCTTGCCGAGCCCCCTGAAAGCTGCTGTTACACACTTTGCCCAAGCCAGAAGTCTGGCCTTCTATTCTCCATCAGAGGGAGATGACTCTGGTGCTTCTTCAGAGAATGGAGATCTTGTGTCTATGTTTCTGCCTAATCTCTCTCACTGAGAACAGGCTGAGCTCTTCTTCCCCAGTGCCACTGTGCAATGTAGCCTGAGCATTCCTATTGTGACAGGGACAGCAGGAAGCTCTGCTGGGGAAGAGTCCCAGAGGAGGGGGTGTCTGAGCCGGTTTTGAGCTTCAGAAGGACATTCTAGGCAGAAAGGACAGCGCATGCCAAGGCCCAGGGACAAAATCAGCCGGTTGTATTCAAGGAGCCGTGGCTGGCTTTAGGGGAAGCGAGGGTGGGGTGTGTGGACAAAGCAGACCAGAGTCGGATCTTGCTGGGCTTCTTATAGCAAATGGACGACTCACAGGAAAAGTGTTTTCGagagtttattttcttgttcacCCCACTCACCCACAAGTGTAACAGAGAAACCTGGCATGTAATAGGGAGAAGGGTGGCAAGGATGAGTGACCTGGGAGCTTCTGACTACTCTTCTTCCTTCGACTTCTTGTTCTTTTGATGCTGGTAGGCTGCAAAGCCTAGAAACCCACCAACCTTGGCCATGAGGGTACTGCCACCAGTAGCTCCTGTAAAGCAAGTACAGTCTGGCCACCTgtagcccaggccccaggcctgggaatCCAAAAATCTGGAAACCATTGCTCAAGTCCAACCTCTTCATTCTTGGATGGAGAAACAGAggacctgggaggggctgggactcctgCATAGTGAATCCTatcacccccttcccccaacttgCCACCTCAAAACAGAACTGTGTTTCAGAGAtgcaaaagacaaaataacaactcatttttttcatgtctgcaGTGAACACATGGTGTCATTAATAATGCTAATAAGTTACCTTGGTGGAGACCTCTCTGTGGGTGCTGGGGGGTTCACAAGTAAGGGAGAACGACCATCTTATAACACAAGGCTGCTCCCAGCCCGGCCCACACCCCTTACTTCCCACTGCTGGGGAATGACCTAGCCTGTGTCTTCCCCTcggtcccctctgccccctctgaAAAGGGCTCTGTTCTTTTAGGCTGGTTCCTTGGGCTTTATCATCCAGAACTGAAAGAAGATGGAGGCTTCAGAAAGGTGGAGAGACAGTTTGTCAGGGGTGGTTTTTCTCTACGATTTTGGAGGcctcagagagaaagagggaggaagaaaaagaaaacagtggaggggaaagggagagcgAGAAGGAGAGACACGTAGAAATAGATATGAacgcacattttttttttagaaggatCATTCTGAGCTCTACATCTATTCCCTTTGTGGTGTTGAGACCAGGGCTGGTCTGAGATTGAATTGGGTTGTCCTGCCACTCTAGGCTTTCGCTACTCTGGGTGTCTGAGATTGAGCAGATTCATAAAATGTGAAATTGAGGATGATTATCctgtttgacagatgagaaagcaGGCTTTCTGTGACTTGGTCAAAGCATCAGTGAGGCACCAGGCTAAACGCAAAGAATCAGACtgactgggtttgaatcctggctttagTGCAAGCCAGCTGGGAGAATCTGAGTAAATTACTGAATCAATCAGTGCCTCAGTTGGCCCACTGTGTGGGCTCAGAGAGCCGAGTTGGCTTGTGGAAAGGACTCAGAACAGTAAAGTGGGGGGCTATGTGGCACTAGTGTCTCTGTTCCTGGGGCCCTACTCACCCAAACTCTGCAGCGTGGCCACCAGCCCTCCTGCAGGCACACCACCCCCGTTCGCCACAGCCGACCAGCTCATCATCGAGGCTGCCCACGAGTTGGCAGCGATGCCGGTAGCGGTGAAGCCCAGAGCAGGCAGACCCATGGCCAGGAGCCCTGGAGGCAGAAGAGGTGGTGAGGCAGCGCCCACGACCTGGGCCGCTCCACCTTCCTGAGCTTCAGCCTTCCTTCCACACCTACCTCCTCCGACTGCTACGTAGGTCAGGGCATCCCAGAATCCCGAGTTGCTGTCATCGGAGTCTTTTCTTGTGTCTGTTGGGAGAGTGGACAAAGTGGAGTGGAGCAGGCAACAGAGTCCCCTACTCTGTGCCTGATGCTCAGGAACAACCCAAGATCCTCCCCTCCTGGGGAGAACCTCACAAAAGGGAAGAGACTTTTCTCCTTAAGGCGTCGTGCCTGGCACATAACTGGCATTGGATAAATGTCAGTAGAATGGAGAAATTGACAGAGTAGGGTTCGAATCTGGGACTCTGGCTACGACAAGCCTGTGCTGTCCATTGTAATAGCTCCTCTCATTCAGAGGCACGCCTGAATCTCTAAACCAAGGGTTCTGaaactttccccttctttctaccaaAGTCCCCTTGCCGCAGGATCCTTACGTGCTTCTACCCCGCCGCAGGTGTAGAGTAGCAGGTAGCACAAGAAGATCGATATCACCTTCTGCCGCATGGTGGCGCTACGCGCTGGCTTTGTCGCTGGACCTAGGCAGGAGACACGGGAGTGAAGCGGAGCCATTTTTGAGCCACACCCGCTCGGCTGTTTTCCCTTCCGATTGGAGGATGAGTCCGTAAAAAGCAGCGAGGTGCTATAGATTGAGCTCAGAATCCCTGTAAAGGGCCGCGGGGTTTCCATTTCCCCACGGCAACGTCGGCAGCGATGTTCTCGCCTCACCCTGTGGTCGTGAGAATCAGGGTAGGAATCCTTCCGGTAAGGTGCCTGGCACTTGGCCCGTGCTTGCACGTGGCCCGTGCTGAATGATGTCAGCTAGTAACATTACTGTGGTTTCTGTTGTTGACTTTGTCAGACTTTGCTGTCACTGCCTGTGTGACCTCGGGTAGggtacgggggtgggggggggcgcttCTCTGGGCCTTGATTTACTTATCCCTAAGATGGGGGTATTAATAGAGCCTATTTTAGAGGGTGACTGTGAGTTTTGAAACTATTCAACACTGTGTCGCTAGCACTTGGAACAGTACCTGTCacatagaattttcttttaaaaatggttgttGATCAACTTATTCATCCAATGCATTGAATGTTTACAAGCATCCAACTGTCCTCACATCAACCTCCTTTTATAGAAAGAAAGCACTGAGGGGTTAAAgagcttgtccaaggtcacacagtaaattGTGCAGCCAAGACATACAGTCAAGACTGTCAGAATTCAAAACCTATGTTCTCTCCATTGCACCGCAGAGTAGGAAAATGCATGTGCCCCCAAACTCACCTCTAATGTGATTTTGGCCAGCTCAATGCAATTTTCTTATAAACTAACAATATCCTCCTTCAACCCCAGGATCGAGTACTTACTCAGCATTTTATGGCACAAGGTCGTTTTATACCCCTAACAACCACACGAAGTACCTGGAGGTCCCGCTGTTCTTAACCACGtgttatagataaggaaactgaaactcagagagttTAATATTCCCATGTCTGCccagccaggaagtggcagaaTCAAGATTTAAACCTGCAACCGACTGATGCTCAAACCCACACTTTTAACAATCATTCCAGATCACTCCATTTATCCTTCAAGATAAACTCACTGTCACATTAGATCCTGCAACCCAGGGGTTTCTGAAATCACGCAGTCCTTTGGCAAATCAGGTAGCTTgattctcattttgcagatggggactAAAGCCCCCAAAAGTGAAATGACAGTTAAGGCCATAGATGCTGACATGGCATCTGTAAGCTTAAGACTAAAGCTTCTTGGGGTTTTGCACCCCAACCCCCTAAAAGCCCCAACACTCCCCTCAGACCAGTCTTAGACCAGGGCACTAAAAGTAGCCTCTCTGAGGAATGGGCATCCTGACTCTCCGGGCATGAGGCCCACAGGTAGGGAGCCTGGCAAAGGGTGATTGCTTGACACCCATACCTCATCATTTCTGGGTTTAccttggaggagagaagaggaggaatctTCCTGCCCGGAGCCTGCGGGAGCCTGCGGGTGGACGGAAGCAGCAGTGAGCAGCAGCTGCGGCTCTCTCAGCCTGCAGGCTGTCTTTTTATAATCACATTCCAATTtcgccccgcccctcacccctccAGGATAGATGGCCAATCTCTTTCAGAGTTTCCATTTCCTGCACTTTTgcagagtttccttttctcttgcatctCTGCTAACAgcctctctgct
This Phyllostomus discolor isolate MPI-MPIP mPhyDis1 chromosome 5, mPhyDis1.pri.v3, whole genome shotgun sequence DNA region includes the following protein-coding sequences:
- the IFI6 gene encoding interferon alpha-inducible protein 6 isoform X1; its protein translation is MRQKVISIFLCYLLLYTCGGVEAHTRKDSDDSNSGFWDALTYVAVGGGLLAMGLPALGFTATGIAANSWAASMMSWSAVANGGGVPAGGLVATLQSLGDYWWQYPHGQGWWVSRLCSLPASKEQEVEGRRVVRSSQVTHPCHPSPYYMPGFSVTLVGEWGEQENKLSKTLFL
- the IFI6 gene encoding interferon alpha-inducible protein 6 isoform X3 produces the protein MRQKVISIFLCYLLLYTCGGVEAHTRKDSDDSNSGFWDALTYVAVGGGLLAMGLPALGFTATGIAANSWAASMMSWSAVANGGGVPAGGLVATLQSLGATGGSTLMAKVGGFLGFAAYQHQKNKKSKEEE
- the IFI6 gene encoding interferon alpha-inducible protein 6 isoform X2, producing MRQKVISIFLCYLLLYTCGGVEAHTRKDSDDSNSGFWDALTYVAVGGGLLAMGLPALGFTATGIAANSWAASMMSWSAVANGGGVPAGGLVATLQSLVPGRGLAHSRCSIYVGRIETEASKEMKLGYSKKQAQAPSPKHPDPKCYIC